One window from the genome of Gavia stellata isolate bGavSte3 chromosome 10, bGavSte3.hap2, whole genome shotgun sequence encodes:
- the PARS2 gene encoding probable proline--tRNA ligase, mitochondrial produces the protein MEGWLGRWRLPALSARQRGCWPRHGCRPRHGAAGRARRLLLSQLFQPLNLQAGGEAGWDGRAGEPACRSQRLMLQAGLIHPSSPGCYYYLPPAVRAMEKLVRAMDEEMQALGGQKLNMPSLSSAELWRASGRWDRMGPELFRLADRHGKGYCLGPTHEEAVTELVAAQSNLSYKQLPLRLYQITRKFRDEPKPRFGLLRSREFYMKDMYTFDTSEEAARQTYDLVCDAYRSLFDRLGLPFVRVRAATGSIGGTMSHEFQLPADIGEDRLVLCPAGHFAANVETLNGEQTSCPTCGEKLTQTKGIEVGHTFYLGTKYSSVSNAVFYSPENKPQLAEMGCYGLGVTRILAASIEVLSTEDSIRWPSLIAPYQLCFIPPKRGSKEEEEEGAALLERVYDDLAEALPHLASDSVLDDRTQLTIGKRLKDANKLGYPYVVIAGKRVCEDPPVFEVWSQNAGEVLFLTKEGVIELLSKVQVP, from the coding sequence ATGGAGGGCTGGCTGGGCAGGTGGAGGCTCCCGGCGCTGAGCGCCCGGCAGCGCGGCTGCTGGCCCCGGCACGGCTGCCGGCCCCGGCACGGCGCCGCGGGCAGGGCCAGGCGGCTGCTGCTCTCGCAGCTTTTCCAGCCCCTCAACCTGCAGGCGGGCGGCGAGGCGGGGTGGgacggcagggccggggagccCGCCTGCCGGAGCCAGAGGCTGATGCTGCAGGCGGGGCTCATCCACCCCTCCAGCCCCGGCTGCTACTACTACCTGCCGCCCGCCGTCCGCGCCATGGAGAAGCTCGTCCGGGCGATGGACGAGGAGATGCAGGCCCTGGGGGGGCAGAAGCTGAACATGCCCAGCCTGAGCTCGGCCGAGCTGTGGCGGGCCAGCGGCCGCTGGGACCGGATGGGGCCGGAGCTCTTCCGGCTGGCGGACCGGCACGGCAAGGGCTACTGCCTGGGCCCCACGCACGAGGAGGCCGTGACGGAGCTGGTGGCCGCTCAGAGCAACCTGTCCTACAAGCAGCTCCCGCTGCGCCTCTACCAGATAACCAGGAAGTTTCGGGACGAGCCCAAGCCCCGCTTCGGCTTGCTGCGCAGCCGGGAGTTTTACATGAAGGACATGTACACCTTCGACACCTCCGAAGAGGCGGCTCGGCAGACGTACGACCTGGTGTGCGACGCCTACCGCAGCCTCTTCGACCGCCTGGGCCTTCCCTTCGTCAGAGTGCGGGCGGCCACAGGGAGCATCGGCGGCACCATGTCCCACGAGTTCCAGCTCCCGGCGGACATCGGCGAGGACAGGCTGGTGCTGTGCCCTGCCGGACATTTTGCGGCCAACGTGGAAACGCTAAATGGGGAGCAAACGTCTTGCCCCACATGCGGAGAAAAACTCACCCAGACCAAAGGGATCGAAGTGGGGCACACGTTTTACCTGGGCACCAAGTACTCCTCCGTCTCCAACGCTGTTTTCTACTCCCCCGAGAACAAACCCCAGCTGGCAGAAATGGGTTGCTACGGCCTGGGTGTTACTCGCATCCTGGCGGCCTCCATCGAGGTGCTCTCTACAGAGGACAGCATCCGTTGGCCAAGCCTCATCGCACCCTACCAGCTCTGCTTCATTCCTCCCAAGAGaggcagcaaggaggaggaggaggagggagctgcaCTGCTGGAGCGGGTGTACGATGACCTTGCCGAAGCGCTGCCCCACCTCGCCAGCGACTCGGTGCTGGATGACAGGACACAGCTGACCATCGGCAAAAGGCTAAAGGATGCCAACAAGCTGGGTTATCCCTACGTGGTCATAGCCGGGAAGAGGGTTTGCGAGGACCCCCCAGTCTTTGAGGTCTGGAGTCAGAACGCTGGCGAGGTTTTGTTCCTCACCAAGGAAGGTGTCATTGAGTTGCTGAGTAAAGTGCAGGTCCCTTAA
- the CIMAP2 gene encoding LOW QUALITY PROTEIN: ciliary microtubule-associated protein 2 (The sequence of the model RefSeq protein was modified relative to this genomic sequence to represent the inferred CDS: substituted 1 base at 1 genomic stop codon), with protein sequence MSTKSIILLPKVGLAGESISFWLGQSQGGLPYARLEERDKRSASTRGLMHSRTAKCVLPAVLGSGLGPGTYHLRSSIEEGLRRAGGPGPCQPFSGDRSKPTGGGHHTLERRGTELSTDAVKGFLDKLMLKNKKKGCFSTLPRNPLCSMERIFWATLSXCPREAVMCDGAGLRQPKAERSAYSSQPPFWSSTKRFDRKSYHLFTENKQHEQHVAEPVQNTVGVGRCDITEHEKYSQKMRYQSLYQCDAQRYLSNLKQDAYLLKRLKPVAKNNWSDLISAPRCPDTSEEITAVFQT encoded by the exons ATGAGCACCAAGAGCATCATTTTATTGCCCAAAGTGGGATTGGCAG GGGAAAGCATCAGCTTCTGGCTGGGCCAGAGCCAAGGAGGGCTCCCCTATGCCCGCCTCGAGGAGAGGGACAAGCGCTCCGCCAGCACGCGAGGGCTGATGCACAGCAGGACAGCGAAGTGTGTCCTGCCGGCAGTCCTG GGCAGCGGCCTGGGACCCGGCACCTACCACCTGCGGAGCAGCATCGAGGAGGGGCTGCGACGGGCGGGCGGccctggcccctgccagcccttcTCAGGGGACAGGTCAAAGCCCACCGGTGGTGGCCATCACACCTTGGAG AGGAGAGGCACCGAGCTGAGCACTGACGCTGTCAAGGGTTTCCTGGACAAGCTGATgttgaagaacaagaagaaaggctgCTTCAGCACTCTGCCAAGGAACCCGCTCTGCTCCATGGAGAGGATCTTCTGGGCTACGCTCAGCTAGTGCCCGAGAGAGGCTGTCA TGTGCGATGGGGCTGGGCTCCGACAACCCAAAGCAGAGAGATCAGCGTACTCCAGCCAACCCCCATTCTGGTCATCCACCAAGAGATTTGACAGAAAGTCCTACCACCTCTTTACTGAGAACAAG CAGCATGAGCAGCACGTTGCAGAGCCAGTGCAG AACACTGTAGGTGTTGGTCGCTGCGACATCACTGAGCATGAAAAATACTCTCAGAAGATGAGATACCAGTCCCTGTACCAGTGTGACGCACAGCGGTACCTGAGCAACTTGAAGCAGGATGCCTACTTGCT CAAGCGGCTCAAGCCTGTTGCTAAAAACAACTGGAGTGATTTGATTTCTGCTCCACGTTGTCCAGATACCTCTGAAGAAAtcactgctgttttccaaaCATAA
- the TTC4 gene encoding tetratricopeptide repeat protein 4, translating to MAEAGSGGGTPRYRGALHPDTWEQELEAIPMFMKRCPAEIDAARQPELACLQSLLFDEEQGPAELARMYKNEGNEYFRERDYRRAVIAYTEGLKKKCEDAELNAVLHTNRGAAQFYLGNYRSALNDAIQAKKLKPTHLKAIIRGALCHMELKNFSEAIAWCEEGLRIDSKEKKLVEMRAKADKLKRAKERDARKAKVMEKKEQCQKETLLAAIKERNIKLVLEPSNEEEEISDGLAEISLDGFHSDNATGAKVHLDADGNLNWPVLFLYPEHEQTDFIAAFHENSRFIDHLMVMFSELPPWDLERKYLPSNLELYFEDEERAEMYELNPEHTLLQALQHQRYFVKAGTPTVLAFVKRSPFSKKYFSGKKVHRL from the exons ATGGCGGAGGCCGGGTCGGGCGGCGGCACGCCGCGGTACCGGGGCGCTCTCCACCCCGACACCTGGGAGCAG GAGCTGGAGGCCATCCCCATGTTCATGAAGCGGTGCCCGGCCGAGATCGACGCGGCGCGGCAGCCCGAGCTGGCCTGTCTGCAGTCCCTCCTCTTCGACGAGGAGCAGGGCCCCGCAG AGCTGGCCAGGATGTACAAGAACGAAGGGAACGAGTACTTCAGGGAGAGGGACTACAGGAGAGCTGTCATCGCCTACACCGAGGGGCTGAAGAAGAAGTGCGAGGACGCGGAGCTGAACGCCGTGCTGCACACAAACCGAGGGGCCGCGCAGTTTTACCTGG GTAACTACCGTTCTGCTCTCAATGATGCCATCCAAGCGAAAAAGTTAAAGCCCACCCATCTCAAAGCAATCATAAGAG GAGCTCTCTGTCACATGGAGCTAAAGAATTTCTCTGAAGCAATAGCATGGTGTGAGGAGGGCTTGCGAATAgattcaaaagagaaaaagcttgtGGAAATGAGAGCTAAAGCTGACAAATTAAAG CGAGCCAAGGAGCGGGATGCAAGGAAAGCAAAGGTGatggagaagaaagaacagTGTCAAAAGGAAACTTTGCTTGCAGCAATAAAG gAAAGAAATATCAAGCTGGTTCTTGAGCCTTCAaatgaagaagaggaaatatCAGATGGCCTGGCTGAGATATCCTTAGATGGGTTCCACTCTGACAATGCCACAGGGGCCAAGGTGCACTTAGATGCTGATGGTAACCTGAACTGGCCTGTCCTCTTTCTGTACCCTGAGCACGAGCAAACCGACTTCATTGCGGCTTTTCATGAGAACTCCAG ATTCATTGATCATTTAATGGTGATGTTTTCTGAGTTACCTCCTTGggatttagaaagaaaataccttcCCAGCAATCTTGAG CTCTATTTTGAAGatgaagaaagagcagaaatgtaCGAGCTGAACCCAGAGCACACGTTGCTACAGGCACTGCAGCACCAAAG GTATTTTGTAAAGGCTGGGACTCCAACAGTTTTGGCATTTGTAAAGCGTTCTCCTTTCTCTAAGAAGTACTTCTCTGGCAAGAAGGTGCATCGACTATAA
- the TMEM205 gene encoding transmembrane protein 205, with protein MEGHIPGQETMPTDTEPSNTVKLLHLVFLSTSWGMQIWVTFVAGFVMGSRLPRHTYGFIQRELFPYYFHIGSACAFLNLTLFAMYHPSEQLSDEQMTQIIVFFICIAASVLNTQWFGQVTSDIVADMHLVERSHGLGQEVGLFTTKSCRQLRVSNPSYGQLSQQLTLYHTLSSLCNLCCIACNGLSLYYLAARLSTL; from the exons ATGGAGGGACACATCCCTGGCCAGGAAACCATGCCGACTGACACGGAGCCCTCCAACACTGTCAAGCTGCTGCACCTGGTTTTCCTCTCCACCTCCTGGGGAATGCAGATCTGGGTGACCTTTGTGGCTG GGTTCGTGATGGGCAGCCGCCTCCCTCGCCACACTTACGGCTTCATCCAGCGCGAGCTCTTCCCCTACTACTTCCACATCGGCTCCGCTTGTGCCTTCCTCAACCTGACTCTATTTGCCATGTACCACCCCAGCGAGCAGCTCAGCGACGAACAAATGACCCAG ATCATCGTCTTCTTCATTTGCATCGCTGCTTCTGTGCTGAACACACAGTGGTTCGGGCAGGTCACCTCTGACATCGTGGCCGACATGCACCTCGTTGAGCGCAGCCACGGCCTTGGCCAGGAGGTTGGGCTGTTTACCACCAAGTCCTGCAGGCAGCTGCGTGTCTCCAACCCCAGCTACGGGcagctgtcccagcagctcACCCTCTACCACACTCTGTCCTCCCTCTGCAACCTCTGCTGCATCGCGTGCAATGGCTTGAGCTTGTACTACTTGGCTGCCCGTCTCTCTACCCTGTGA
- the DHCR24 gene encoding delta(24)-sterol reductase yields MSPVWSLGAGLLLLLLWVRHRGLEAVLVHHRWVFVCLFLLPLSILFDVYYQLRAWAVWRLHSAPRQHAQRVRHIQAQVREWKNEGSKRYMCTGRPGWLTVSLRVGKYKKIHKNIMINLMDVLEVDSERQVVRVEPLVTMGQLTAHLNPMGWTIPVVPELDDLTVGGLIMGTGIESSSHIYGLFQHTCVAYELVLADGSLVRCSPTENSDLFYAVPWSCGTLGFLVAAEIKMIPAKKYVKIHYEPVRGLQKICEKFTEESKKKENSFVEGLVYSLEEAVIMTGVLTDEAEQSKINRIGNYYKPWFFKHVEKYLKAGRTGTEYIPSRHYYHRHTRSIFWELQDIIPFGNNPVFRYLFGWMVPPKISLLKLTQGEAIRKLYEQHHVVQDMLVPMKSLEKSIQTFHVDLNVYPLWLCPFILPNNPGMVHPKGDEAELYVDIGAYGEPKRKQFEARASMRQMEKFVRSVHGFQMLYADCYMTREEFWDMFDGSLYHKLREQMHCKDAFPEVYDKICKAARH; encoded by the exons ATGTCGCCGGTGTGGTCGCTGGgcgctgggctgctgctgctgctgctgtgggtgcGGCACCGGGGGCTGGAGGCCGTGCTGGTGCACCACCGCTGGGTCTTCgtctgcctcttcctcctgccgCTCTCCATCCTCTTCGACGTCTACTACCAGCTGCGCGCCTGGGCCGTCTGGCGCCTCCACAGCGCCCCGCGGCAGCACGCACAGCGCGTCCGCCACATCCAGGCGCAG GTTCGGGaatggaaaaatgaaggcagcaaAAGATACATGTGCACTGGCCGGCCCGGCTGGTTGACTGTATCACTTCGTGTTGGAAAGTATAAGAAGATTCACAAGAACATCATGATCAACTTAATGGATGTTCTGGAAGTGGACAGTGAAAGACAG gTTGTTCGTGTGGAACCTTTGGTGACCATGGGCCAGTTGACTGCACACCTGAATCCCATGGGCTGGACTATTCCTGTGGTACCAGagcttgatgatcttacagtaG GTGGCCTGATCATGGGAACTGGCATTGAGTCTTCATCCCATATCTATGGACTTTTTCAACATACCTGCGTGGCCTATGAACTTGTTCTTGCTGATGGAAGCCTTGTGAGATGTTCACCA ACTGAAAATTCAGACCTATTTTATGCAGTGCCTTGGTCTTGTGGTACTCTGGGTTTCCTGGTTGCAGCAGAGATAAAAATGATTCCTGCCAAGAAATATGTCAAAATACATTATGAGCCTGTGAGAGGACTGCAGAAGATTTGTGAAAAGTTTACTGAAGAATCtaagaaaaaggagaatagTTTTGTGGAAGGACTTGTGTATTCTTTGGAAGAAGCAGTCATCATGACAGGAGTCTTGACTGATGAAGCGGAACAAAGCAAG ATAAACAGAATTGGCAACTACTACAAGCCGTGGTTCTTTAAGCATGTGGAGAAGTATTTGAAAGCTGGCAGGACTGGAACAGAATACATTCCCTCAAGACATTATTATCATAGACATACACGCAGCATCTTCTGGGAGCTCCAA GATATCATTCCTTTTGGCAATAACCCAGTTTTCCGTTACCTGTTTGGCTGGATGGTTCCTCCAAAAATCTCTTTGTTAAAACTCACCCAAGGAGAAGCTATTCGAAAGCTGTACGAGCAACACCATGTTGTACAGGACATGTTGGTGCCAATGAAGAGCCTTGAAAAATCTATCCAAACCTTCCATGTTGACCTTAAC GTGTACCCTCTTTGGTTATGTCCTTTCATATTGCCCAATAATCCTGGTATGGTCCACCCAAAAGGGGATGAAGCAGAACTCTACGTGGATATAGGAGCATATGGAGAGcccaaaaggaaacaatttgAAGCCAGGGCTTCAATGAGGCAAATGGAAAAGTTTGTAAGAAGTGTGCATGG TTTCCAGATGCTGTATGCTGATTGCTATATGACCCGTGAGGAGTTCTGGGATATGTTTGATGGTTCGTTGTACCACAAGCTGAGGGAGCAAATGCATTGCAAGGATGCATTTCCAGAGGTGTACGACAAAATCTGCAAAGCTGCGAGGCACTGA
- the TTC22 gene encoding LOW QUALITY PROTEIN: tetratricopeptide repeat protein 22 (The sequence of the model RefSeq protein was modified relative to this genomic sequence to represent the inferred CDS: inserted 3 bases in 2 codons), with translation MSPVALYLLHLLDGILLSQGSKEQKRLPAFNSTLALLQQVIKSPKSCSYSNITGGNESTWGKLVSQLCEPVLWAHGPYKPSLAWCYLGMLLERKGMFSTTPTGIXDCGFSETDPLNCFGKAIETVKDNPPILNRLAKIFRFLGKQEAARGICNMALDVLQEPQLSWQAFCTRAQIHMKMYLQDLECVKMGQCPVPDRRKLMHAENDLERVLKVCPCLRTNLVMGQVYYYMSMDAVQELFLVDEXLLDKAMEFDLGNTIPKLQLFRGKCLWLKSQETFAIERFKWAIKLDNAGSTESLRCLWETLLVLFGQKKLKTETLMQEVEQWVKKAEEKFPRQRLQQELKSVCGNRTLEVIRLCKAAIAWGRTELVKLLFEMMKVDSSKGRMNAGSLSL, from the exons ATGTCCCCTGTGGCGCTGTATTTGCTGCATCT GCTGGACGGGATCCTGCTGAGCCAGGGCAGcaaggagcagaagaggctgcctgCCTTCAACAGCACCCTGGCACTGCTCCAACAAGTCATCAAGTCCCCCAAG TCTTGCAGTTACAGTAACATCACTGGAGGGAATGAAAGTACTTGGGGAAAATTAGTCAGCCAGCTGTGTGAGCCAGTGCTGTGGGCTCACGGACCCTACAAGCCAT CCCTGGCCTGGTGCtacctggggatgctgctggaaaggaaaggaatgtTTTCCACCACCCCAACAGGGA AGGACTGTGGGTTCTCTGAGACTGACCCCCTCaattgctttggaaag GCGATAGAAACGGTGAAAGACAACCCTCCCATCCTGAATCGCCTGGCAAAAATCTTCCGCTTCCTGGGCAAGCAGGAGGCGGCCAGAGGGATATGCAATATGGCACTGGATGTCCTGCAGGAGCCACAGCTCAGCTGGCAGGCGTTCTGCACGCGGGCACAG ATCCACATGAAGATGTATCTGCAAGATCTGGAATGCGTCAAGAtgggacagtgcccagtgcCTGACAGAAGGAAGCTCATGCATGCTGAAAATGACCTTGAAAGGGTCCTCAAGGTTTGTCCATGCCTGAGGACAAACCTGGTCATGGGCCAGG tttactATTACATGAGCATGGACGCTGTGCAAGAACTGTTCCTGGTGGATGA ACTCCTAGACAAAGCCATGGAGTTTGACCTGGGCAATACCATACCCAAACTGCAGCTCTTCAGGGGCAAATGCCTGTGGCTTAAAAGCCAGGAAACATTTGCCATTGAGCGCTTCAAGTGGGCCATCAAACTGGACAATGCGGGCTCCACCGAAAGCTTGCGGTGCCTCTGGGAGACACTGCTCGTGCTCTTTGgtcagaagaagctgaagacgGAAACGCTGATGCAGGAGGTGGAGCAGTGGGTTAAGAAAGCCGAGGAGAAATTCCCACGGCAGcgcctgcagcaggagctgaagtCGGTGTGCGGCAACCGCACGCTGGAGGTGATCCGTCTCTGCAAAGCTGCGATTGCCTGGGGGAGGACGGAGCTGGTGAAGCTGCTGTTTGAGATGATGAAGGTCGATTCTTCCAAGGGCCGGATGAACGCGGGGTCACTGTCCCTCTGA